ACTATTTTCAATGAAAAGTTATTTGTACCTACAAAAGGAGAGGAATGCGATTTTTGGATTAGAAAAGGTTCAAAATTGCAATTTCTAAAAGGTTTTATGGTCCTTGCAACCATCAGATTTTTTGGGGGGAATAAAACTTTAGCTCGCTTTCGCTTGTGGCTTGATAAAAAAAAGGCAAGTTAAACTAAATTCCTGAGCAATAGCATGGAGAGTTGTATGAGTAGTATGAAAAGAGAATATTCTTCTTTGAGTCAATTGGCGTTATATGGAGGGTCTCCCATTCGCCAAAAACCATGGCCTACCTATGACAAAGGAAATGTGATCATTGATGAGGAGGACACTGAACTTATCTTGGATGTAATTAAAAGTAAACGATTGTTTCGCTATGATAATCGTGAAATCAAAGATACTAAAGTAGGACAATTCGAGGAAGGACTGAAGGAATACTTTAAGTGTGAATTTGCACTGGCTGTAAGTTCAGGTACTGCCGCAATTTCACTACCCCTTATGGCTCTTGATCTACCTGACGATTCATTAGTGGGATGTCCGGCCTATTCATTTACAGCAACACCGAGTGCCATTATTCAAGCAAAATTAAAACCATTCCTTATCGAAGTCGATCGCGATCTTCATATGGATCTTGGGGATCTTGATAAAAAAATTAGTCGCCTGAAAGCATTAGTGGTGGTTCATATGAGAGGATTTCCCGCCCCGCTCCCCCAAATTATGGCAATCGCCAATAAACATGGCGTGCCTATTATTGAAGATGCGGTTCCTAGTCTTGGCTGTAAATTAAAAAATAAATATTTGGGTACCTATGGTTTAGCTGGGGCATTTAGCACTCAATCAGATAAATCATTGAACACTGGAGAAGGGGGCTTTATCTTAACCAACAACAAAGACCTCTATCTAAAATGTGTGATTTTATCAGGAGCTTATGAGCGTCTTTATGAAAAGCATTTTTCCGACCAACCTTGTACCATTGATTTCACCAGGTTGCCGTTATTTAATTTTCGCTTGGATGAAATCCGTGGTGCACTTGGAGTATCCCAATTAAAAAAATTAAATAAGCGACTTGACTTGTTGTCACAAAATTATGCTTACGTCATTCAAGGCATTAGCCCTTTAAAATATTTACGCCCACGTGCTAGCTGGGATAAAACCGCATTGCCTCTGGGTGATAATCTGCTTTTGGAGTTAGAGGGATCGAGCGAAGACTGTTGTTGGTTTGCCGAAGCACTTACTGCAGAGGGGATCGACACGAAAGCGCTTGGTGATCTCAATAAAATCAATGTGCGAAGATTTTGGGACTGGGCCTATTTATTCAAGGATGTATCGAAACAAAAAATTCCCAAGCTTTATCCTAACAGTTTTAGATACATTAGTTCTTATATTGATATTGCGCTATCACCCACATTGGGAAAAGAAGATCTGGATGAACTTATAACTGCTATCAAAAAGGTGCATGACCATTATGAACTCAAAAAATGATTTGAATCATTGTGTTGCTTTAGTAACAGGGGGAAATGGAGGATTAGGACTAGCCATGGCATGTGCTTTGCAACAAGCAGGCGCACAAGTTATCATTTGTGGCCGAGATCAGGAAAAATTAAAACAAGCCCAAAAACACCACTTAATTCCTCTAACAATGGATGTGAGTTCGGAGGAAAGCATTCATGCTGGCTTTAAATCCATTGAAGACCAATTTAAAAGATTGGATATCCTGATTAACAATGCAGGTATCTATGAGGACCAGCATCTTTCAGCTCTTTCACTGAAACATTGGGAACATCTCATCCGTACCAATCTTACTTCAGTATTTCTTTGTTCTCAAAGTGCAGCTCGTT
This sequence is a window from Legionella cherrii. Protein-coding genes within it:
- a CDS encoding DegT/DnrJ/EryC1/StrS family aminotransferase, whose amino-acid sequence is MSSMKREYSSLSQLALYGGSPIRQKPWPTYDKGNVIIDEEDTELILDVIKSKRLFRYDNREIKDTKVGQFEEGLKEYFKCEFALAVSSGTAAISLPLMALDLPDDSLVGCPAYSFTATPSAIIQAKLKPFLIEVDRDLHMDLGDLDKKISRLKALVVVHMRGFPAPLPQIMAIANKHGVPIIEDAVPSLGCKLKNKYLGTYGLAGAFSTQSDKSLNTGEGGFILTNNKDLYLKCVILSGAYERLYEKHFSDQPCTIDFTRLPLFNFRLDEIRGALGVSQLKKLNKRLDLLSQNYAYVIQGISPLKYLRPRASWDKTALPLGDNLLLELEGSSEDCCWFAEALTAEGIDTKALGDLNKINVRRFWDWAYLFKDVSKQKIPKLYPNSFRYISSYIDIALSPTLGKEDLDELITAIKKVHDHYELKK